The genomic region TGCTATCTTTGTGAGGACCAGCATGAGTTTTTAAGCCTTGGAGTGAGGACCATTTTACAAAGTGAGGACATTTAGGCCGGTCCTCACTTTATTTTCACTGTAATGGCCTCCAGAGGCTGTTTTTATGCTTTTCTCAAAGTTTCAGAGAGGTCCTCAGAAAGATAGTAAAATGAGAAATTGCAAGAAGAAATTGGTGTGTGTACGTTTTctgcatacacacacttttGCTCTGTCACCCCCCCTATCTTACACACACGTGTACTGCATCTGAGCATTTTTTCAGTCAGGCGCCCCCTTCAGCTTCACACAGTTACTGCACCCGAGCTACTCTGCCAAACACACACTTATTGCACCTAAATTACTCTAGTTTCAGGCCTTGTTTTACCACTCTGCATTAGGCCAATCTCCAACAgaagtgtttattatattaaataCAGTGTAAGAAATTTATAATAAAAGGTAACTGTAAGGATTGGACCAGGATTAGAAGAATTTAGGACTACAGGGATCCATGAGGATGACCATAGTGAAACGAAAAACACATGACACTGCTGTTGATTTGTCTGCATGTAACAGTAAACCAGGTAATAAGCAAGTGGGACTTAAAGTACAAGTTACAATGTAGATATATCCACAAATTCAATTAGTAagtaacaaacaaaaacaaactatgcGCACATAGAAGCATTTGATTGGCTAAAGTGAATTTGAATGTATTATCTATTTGCCAAGGttatcaataaaaacattttatttatatctgTTACACTATATCAATCATATACATGTGTAATATCTAATAAGAGTATATTTATTTCAAGTggaattgtttgattttctaaATATTAATACAGACACTTTTATTGCTGATTTAACTATTCTGGGGTATATGCATGTTCTGGAGGCATACATAATGCATACTGTGTTAAACTATTTCCATCATATTTAAATAATAGTAATATCTATTGACATGAATATATTAAATCCTAGAGACTTAGTTTCAAATGAATGTCTAAACATTTCTTTAGGCCTTTGACTTACTGGGAATCAAACTGggaataaaaaacaagaaatggaAAATTATATTTCATCACAAAACCCAACACCACTTAATGTGGGCTAGTGTATTGATTATAGAGGATGAATTGTAGTAACTATTGTAATTATTTGACTTTTCATCTAATCACATACGTTTCATGATTTcgatttgtccaatacttttgttggtttatGACAAATTATTTGCAAAATtatattcccatcagcctcagttgtatttgctgttgtgttagtgctaattagcatgctagcatgctatcATGCTAAACTAAGAGAGCTAAAACCGTAAACATtaaacctgctaaacatcagcatgttagccttgtcattgtgagcattttagcatgctgatgttagcatttatgtgtatttattggtttatttaacAGGAACAGTGGTGACTAATAAACACTGGTATAAATGCACAAGAGTTAGCCAAGAGGCTGTTTTTCATCTTTAGTCCAGGGACTACTAGAGCAAGGTAGAGGAAGGTAACATCTGTACAGGTGCAGATGTTACCTTGCTCTACCTGTCATAGTACAGCCTCATAGAGctgctgtagactcttagtctggTATATCTGGTACTAAATGCATTAATCAAAAGTATACAGCCTTATTATATCTGCAGAGTAAAGAGTTGAAGTACATCTCATTTTCTTCCATAGTTCAATTAGCTATTGTTCTTCTACACTTGCACAACTTAAGTTAATAGAATTTGAGATATGAGTGATGCACCCTCCTGTAGGGTACAGTGACAAAAGTATAAGAATAGACATATTATTTATCCTTACAGAAAATGACTACCTTCGCCTCAGTTGCCCCCAAACTGTTTGCTGTCCCTGCTCACATTATATGAATGCATGGAGACATCACTGTAGCACAACAGAGCTCACATAGCAAAGTGAGCACAATATTGTATTGCtactgtgttttaaaaaatacttttataaaTTTATCAGTCAACACTATTAAAATGCATGTTGAAAGAATATGCAGCTTCATTTCTCCCAGCACCTACAGGGCAgagatacagtacagtaaagtaCAACGTCTCAATAGTCTGATGGTCAGGGGCTACTGAAGCAAGTGGCAGCTCCTGTATTTGGACAGTTAATTGTGGCATCACTTTGGACAGCCAATGGCTGGTATGTTTGCCTCCACAGAGAATTATTATTAGTTAGAATTATAGttagttattaattattatagtgTCCTGTATGGTGTTCCTGGTGAGGCAACTGAGTGGGACAGACTAGCAGGCCTCCCTCTCACATCCTGTGCAGACACTGAGCCTCCTCCACAGCTTTATCATTCAGTGTTGctgtttattttgaagtagtACTACAGTAGAACTGCAGTGATAGTTGTGAATCTTGTGTGATTTCCAACCCTGCAACCTGTAAAACAGGCCTGAGAGTCAGAGGTGAACAGCAGAATATTGTTGgttctctcctctgctgcagctcaCACTTAATTAATGGCCCATCAGGAGGAGGGGCCGCCCCCCACTCTCTGCCATACACACTGCAGAGGTGACCTGCAGGTGACCTGCACTCACAGAAAGCTGCCCTTCCCCACCTGCAGAGTGGAGCTAAAGCTCAGAGCTGAGGCATGAGACAGGAGGAGCATGAGACAGGatgtctccaggctgcagctaTACACTTTAATTTACATCCACATTACTTTGCTTTTAGCTGACTTTTCATTAGCTTACAAACTAGTAAATCAGTGAGCACATGTAATGGACCTTAGGATCCTTGCCATGGACAAATGAACCCTGATTAACTTCAATTCAGTTCAAAGCTGAGGAAATAAAGAACACTATAAAAAATAACACCATATGTTGTGTTGTTGCTGCATACTAATCATCAACAGCAATTTAACACAAGTAATTAACAACTCAAACCTATAACACTGAGGATCAGCATGTGTTGAATATGGAGAAATTAAAAAGACAAATCTTCAAGTTCCAATAAGGTGAAAAGTGGAACTAAATTGAtaaatagacagtgaacagagagaaatataacatttaaattaaaaggaTGAAACATGGGTTAGACATACAAACTACAAGCTGTTCATTCAtccttatgtactgtatgtaactaACTACGGCCATTTAACTATGGCCACTTTTAAGCTGCAGCACTGAACTGGACCATTGTATATTGAAAGATGTTTTCTAAGGTTTGGCCCCTGTGTGTTTAGTGATGGAAAATAACCATACATTTACTCATGTATTCTGCTTAAGTACAGTTTTGAAATAATTACCATTCCGGTACTTTGTGATTAAACTCCACAACAATTATAAGGGATATATCTTTATTTACTATAATCAGTGAATAAATGATGATATACTAGTATAGATTACGCCAAGGGACAATTAAGCTCAGCCCCATGTAAAGTTTATAAAATGAAGTCCACCTTTACCAGTTGCAACATTAAAGAGATCAAATTGATCcttcaataattataatccaataacaTAATTATTCTGAAATTTGCCATGTTGCATTGTGAATACTTTTCAGACTTTAAGCATATTCAGTGTTAATACTTTTATACTGAGGAAAGTATGGATATTTACTTGTAACAATTTATACAATGAGATATTactattttacttaagtaaaaggtctgagtacttcttcaACCACTGATAtacatacaataatatatatggTTAAACTTTACTTTTAAGAGCAAAACTTTAATGTTAAATTTCATATTTTGCAGTGATAGTTGTGAATCTTGTGTGATTTCCAACCCTGCAGACTGTAAAACAGGCCTGAGAGTCAGAGGTGAATATTGTGAGgttctctcctctgctgcagctcaCATTTAATTAATGGCCCATCAGAGGGAGGGGCCGCCCCCCGCTCTCTGCCATACACACTGCAGAGAGCAGGTGACCTGCAGGTGACCTGCTCTCACAGAAAGCTGCCCTTCCCCCACCTGCAGAGTGGAGCTGAAGCTCAGAGCTGAGGCATGAGACAGGAGGAgcatgagacaggaggtctccaggctacAGCCATACACTTTCGGAAGGAGCGACTCAACTAAGGAAAAGACGACTTTTAAACTGTTTCTGTGCAGGTAAGATTTTATAAACTCTTATTTTTAGCTTCCACACGTCAGTTAATGTGGGTTGTGCAAAATTATTTCGGCACagttagtcttctgaataggtcgcgcagatctcagaaattgtatacattgttcatctgctgttttaccactaaattcacttctgagacttttttatgcgagaaatcaactatgtagaggtcaaatatgggccgttttacgaaaattgatggctaattgcaaattttgtccgactgtgtgtcggagttcagcgtTCGGTGCTGCCTGTCTTGCTGCCTCTccgcccggcctgccttccttcacagaccccggcctgctgggaggtagacGTAGCTCTGTCACGGCTGgaagcccacggcactccatacccgcgcaaagtcaccgttttttgggttaatggactaccaaacgccgctgccctgacagagctccagggcctgcaactcctctcttcctgctaaatagctagctagctaacgaaactcctaatgttcacaaaaaggcattaaattgaaatcggacaccatagttaacTTTATAAGACATTGAGGTAGATgatctataagtggcatgacgaaattcaaactgtaaatatacgaaaattatgccaaaagtgtagcaacgatcttttcccataggattaaatgggacacatagcttagctagcagctcctcctaaggagacccctcatgttcataaaaatgcattaaattgaaatcggacaccatagttaacTTTATAAGACATTGAGGTAGATgatctataagtggcatgacgaaattcaaactgtaaatatacgaaagttatgccgaaagtgtagcaacgatcttttcccataggattaaatgggacacatagcttagctagcagctcctcctaaggagacccctcatgttcacaaaaatgcattaaattgaaatcggacacaatAGTTaactttataagaccttgggtagatgttctataagtggcatgacgaaattcaaactgtaaatatactctagttatgacGAAATTggagctaactagccgcgatctctACACAAAGCTAGGACTgtagggacagtagcagctagctagctagctagcgttcgttagctagctagctagctagctaacgaaactcctaatgttcacaaaaaggCATTAAATTgtaatcggacaccatagttaactttataagacattggggtagatgttctataagtggcatgacgaaattcaaactgtaaatatacgaaaattatgccgaaagtgtagcaacgatcttttcccataggattaaatgggacacatagcctagctagcagctcctcctaaggagacccctcatgttcacaaaaaggcattaaattgaaatcggacaccatagttaactttataagacattggggtagatgttctataagtggcatgacgaaattctaactgtaaatatactctagttatgccggcagctggcagccagccagctccgcggagctccgtggagccccgagccccggtcgtccagtacccagggaaacggtgactttcactgggtatggaggttgccgttttccggtcagactgtgtggagctcctaaagtccgacacgtcttaccaaatttgcaattagccatcaatttttgtaaaacggaccatatttgagctttatatagagCTACACTTTAGAAACTACACTGCAGTTAATGCTTAACagtctgtttttatgtttaatccAGTAGTAGCTGTAGCTGTGCTCTCATGGCTTGTTTGTAAAGTTTTCAATCTTCTTTTGGGTTTTAGATCCAGAAATTGATGGCTGTGAGGAAATCATGGCTGTGAGGAAATCACAGGTATGTGCCTTTATTAAATCTTTACTTTATCCTGTTGTAGACTCTTCACTAGAACAGTTGGTAGGATGAATTTTAAactgaaaagtgacaaaaaaaactgacaacagataacacaaacagGATCTCACATCTGGAATcataggttagggttaggctgcTCATTCTGTACTCACAGACGTATGAATGAAGGCATAgttaatattttaatttggtggtatttatgataatataaaatataaatgcatACATGTGGTacataaagtaaaagtataggAATCAAAGATGAATGTGCACAAATATGTACTGAGAATTGTTTTGTTATCTAATTGTAGCACATTGAATTGCAATATACTTAAGATTCCTATCCCTATTATTAGTTACGCTAGTATTACTATTTTCTGGAAAACCCTCAGCACAGCAACCATCACCACTCATATACAACATCATGAATGACTGTAATGTCAAGTAACCAACACTGGATCACAAAACTGCAAGGTGAAAGGATCAATTTCATGTCTTCTCTGGAGATATTCAGATACATTATGGTGGCGATTTGTCAAAATGTCAGCTCGAGTTTTAAACAATAGAGGTCATAAGTCAATTTTATGGTAATATTTGAGGGGATAGTTTGATGGCACTTATTCGTACAGCCAAATGATTTCAATTATAGAGCAGTTTCACTGTGCTAGATGAATTAATACTAAACAACAATAGCAGGcttattatatttttatgtaGTTTATTTACAGATCTAAAAACCCATTGTTTAAGTGTTGATGGTGTTCAGTGAGGTTTGTCTTCTGACTGTGGTTGAAGGAAGTTAGTCGCACACTCGTAGCTAAAGTTTTTGCATGATATTTTCTTACGTCTTCTGACTGTGACaagcctttttttttcaacacgaGGGAAAATCCtaattttaaaacacacactttcaacATTTGACATACTAAACATCCAAAAACAGTATGCTTGACATCTGCCTTTTCCAAacaaatacttttaaaatgttctcaaGTGTCAAATATGAAACTGGTGTCAGTGGTACAGTCCATTTTCAAGATAATGATGGTAGCATGGCTCTGTAAAGTTGGACCTGAAAGTGAATGTGATGTCTTTCTCATGATTACTTACAGTTGGACTGTGTCTTTGAGGAGTCAGGAAGTGATTCCTCTGGGTCTGAACTATGCAGCCACACCGGATTGGACCCAGATTACAAGCCACCTCTGAATGCATCATCATCCAGTGATGAGGAAGATTTGAAAAGCCCAGGCAAAGCTAAGAAATTGTCCAGTAAAGAAGATTTCAAAGGTCCAGACACAAATTCAAGTGAAGATGAAGATCCGCAAGGAGGCAAAATAACCattaggaaaaaaaagaacacaaaaacgtatgcaaaaatacaaaataaagaacaaaagAGGACCAAAAAAGTGACTGTAACCGTGACTGTAAAAACTTGTACAAAAAGAGAAGACAACAAACGTGCATGGGACAAAAGGCACTATTGCCTCTACTGTGGCCAATCAAACTCTAAGATGGCAAGGCATTTGCAGAGAAAGCATGTGGAGATCAAGGATGTAGCATATGCCTTCAGTTTCCCTTTAGGATCGAAAGAAAGAAAGGTTCTTTTGGAACAACTGCGAAATAAAGGTGATTTTAAGCACAATAGCAAAGTCCTGGCAAAAGGCAGAGGAGAACTAGTGACATGGAAGCAGCCCTCTCATAAATCATCTGTTAAGGATTATTTGCCTTGCACATTTTGTTTTGGAATGTTTGCTAAAAAGGATTTGTGGAGACATCAGTCATCATGCAACAGCAAAAAGTCATGTGTGCCAGTAGACGAAAAAAAGACAAGAGGAGCAGTACAAAGTCTTGCTGCACGCCTCCTTCCAATAACGGCTTCTTCCAATGGATGTCAGGGTATCATAAACAACATGAGACAAGATGATGTGTCCTTTCACATCAGAAGTGATTCTTTGATTTGCAAATATGGAGAGTCACTCTATGCAAAACACGGCCGTATGAAGTCCAGGCACCAGTACATTGCACAAAGGATGAGGGAGCTTGGCCGATTCATGTTAGCTGCTAAAGATATGGACAAAACAGTGAGGAGTCTGGAAGATGTATGTGCACCATCAAAATTCCAGCTTGTTGTCAGTGCAGTAAAGAGGCTTACCGAGTTTAGTCCAGGCAAAAATGAGTATGGTAAACCTTCAACAGCTGTTAAAATTGGATTCTGTCTTAAGGGAGCTGCAGAGGTACAGATTGGGCAGGCTCTTATGCATGATGATGATCAGGCAGAGAAGAAGGCAAAAAAGTTCTTGGAACTTTTGGAAAGAAACTGGAGAAACAATGTTTCTGTCAGTGCTCACCAAACTATCCAAGAAAAGAGATGGAATAAAAAAGAGGACATCCCCCTCACCAAAAATGTGATTGCGCTGAGGGATCATCTCAGGATGGTAGAAGACAAAGCAAGAGGGGAATTGAGGCATCAGCTGAGTTTAACAGCATACAAGACACTAAATGAGACAGTACTAGCACAGGTCATCGTCTTCAACAAGCGACGTGAAGGGGAAGCATCGCGCTTGACACTTGAAGCCTACAAGAAAGGAAGCACAAATCCCATAAACGAGGACATTTATGTAACCCTGTCACCACTGGAGAAAGAGCTGAGCAAGCGATTAACTCGCATCGAAGTACGCggaaaaagagggagaaagGTACCTGTTTTCTTGACAGACAAAATGAGGGAGTCCATAGACTTGTTGATTAAAAGGAGAGATGAAGCTGGTGTTCTTGCTGAAAATCCCTATCTCTTTGCAAGACCCGGTGTGATGACGAACATACGAGGGTGTGACTGTCTGCGAAAATATGCAGAGAAAAGCGGAGCAGAAAACCCTGAACTCCTGAGGTCAACTAAATTAAGAAAACAGGTTGCCACACTCTGCCAACTGCTGGATCTGAGTGAACAAGAGCTAGAACAAGTTGCAAGGTTCATGGGGCATGACATCAGAGTTCACCGTGACTtttatagacagacagacaaaacatttcaaattGCCAAGATAAGCAAGCTTCTATTTGCAATGGAACAAGGCGCCTCCACCTTCACGGGAAAGAACCTCGATACAATTGATCTTTCTATCCGTGGTATGTATGCACTGTTACAGATCTTGTTTTGTCCTGCTCCATTTTCTTGTCgtgcataaaaacatttttatacttCAAATTGCTAGCAGCCAAGTAACTGCAGTAATTTCCAAGGAAATTGTCCTAGACAATCTGGTCTGTACAATCTACTATAGCAGTCTCATAATTAATAGAAACATTTTCAGGAAAACCACATAGCTATACCTTCTTATGTGCAGGTTACATTCACTGCTACCATTAGTGTGTAACTTTCTGACTAATTGTCTGTTAGAACTACATTTTTCAGTGGTGATGTTTATATATGCAGTCATTGTTTAAAAAGACCAAACAAAATTAGGAAAGTGTCACTGTGTTATGTATTactaaatggatttttttttttttttttgtgaaaatgttTGCAAAGCTTTGGTTTGTAACTTCTCTGGTTTTGGGATTGCATGGTATAGTGAAAAAAGTGTAAGGTTATCAGTTCAGGTACATGAGTAGATCTAGAGTAGTATTTGTACAAACTCTCTTTTAATTAACATAAGTCGTTGTACTAGGATTTTTGAATACAGAGCACTAATATCTGACCATGGTTATCTTTCATAGGTAAAAGTCCCACGTCGACTTCTGGGAGTGTCCCACAGAGAAAAAGGAAACGAGTTAACGAGGTGGATGAAGGtatgtttttaaaagtaaaaaacgcAGTGCATTTTAAACCAGTTTATATTAGAGCTGCAATAGTTGTTTATTTGTACTATTATTTCAATTAGACTAATTAATCTTTAATTTCTAACCAACAATGGATTTGTTAGTTCTACCTTTTTTTAGTTCTAcattctcaaatgtgagaattactctcttttatataattttaaaatgaatatctttgtgTTATAATTCAAATCttccactattttctgacaataAGGGacagatgaatcaataatgaaaataattgttggttgCTGCCCTAGTCTACACTCAGTATCCACCTTTATTACTTGCACCTGTACAATCTACAGCAGTCCAACACAACAGCCCTGCCATAATGTCTACCTTAATTTATTTTTGACAAAGTCATAAATATGTCAATTCACATGCTTATTATTGAAGTTATAATTAAAGGTGGTGTTGTAGTGGACTCAATTATATCAAAAAggtgtttctattttttgttCTCCATATTTACATAAATGAGGTGAATGTTAGGAATACCTCTAAATGTAACACAGTTCAGTACATTATCTCTAACTATGACCGCAGTGCTAATACACAGAATTGAATTAACACCTCCATGACagtgtcaacaaaaactgaatattaCAGGCATCATATTAGACTTTACAGGAAAGAACAGTTGAATTTgatcatatatgtgtgtataaacACTGACCTGAAAAGTGACACCAGTACATACCCACTGGTGTAAACTCATGTATCAATAATTTTAATCGCCTTTGCAGATACAGTTAAATGCTTTTACTGGGTCTTTCTTTCATACGCTGCATAGGATGAGGTGTCACTTTTAGCTTGCTCTTGTTTTTCAGATGGAGGTTCTGACCTCTTGTCCCCCAAAAGGAGACTGGAGCCCCTCAGTGAAGATAAGAGTTCAGATGTAGATGGTGAGTTAAATGACGTTTATTATTACAAAAACTCCTGCCTTTTGCCaaaaattatagtataatataatagtaatataatgtaatattgtAGTACACATTGCTGTTTACAGTTTTGACCTCTTGAAATATAAGTGCTAGCAGCCAACTGTCAGATTTTGGTAGTTATGTTTTACTGTCAGCATTTAAATACACATGAACCCTGAATATGCATTATACCTGAGATTTCACTAACTAACGGGTGCCAATGTttgtctgttactgttgtagatCAGAGTCCAGGAGAAAGGTTTGTGAAGAGGCCCtcgcagaagaagaaaagacgtAAAAAGTCCAAGACAGTGGAAGCAATGGGTAAGTTCTTTAAAACTGGGCAAAAAAGGTATATCCTTCTAAAGCTACCATTAAACGctctctgtgactgtctacaaGCCATGCAGTGGGTTGGGAACATTAATTCCTTTTATGTCACTTGATATTTTGAAAGGAGGAATTGTGCTCTGTGCCCTCCAGTGCAAAcgtacatgcatacatatacagGCTACTCAGTGGTTGTAAGAGGCTAGTGTGACTTAAAGTGACACCAGTGCATACCCACTGTTGTAAACTTTCATGTATCATTTTAATCTTCTTTGCAG from Sander lucioperca isolate FBNREF2018 unplaced genomic scaffold, SLUC_FBN_1.2 Unpl_76, whole genome shotgun sequence harbors:
- the LOC116044389 gene encoding uncharacterized protein LOC116044389 isoform X6 is translated as MAVRKSQLDCVFEESGSDSSGSELCSHTGLDPDYKPPLNASSSSDEEDLKSPGKAKKLSSKEDFKGPDTNSSEDEDPQGGKITIRKKKNTKTYAKIQNKEQKRTKKVTVTVTVKTCTKREDNKRAWDKRHYCLYCGQSNSKMARHLQRKHVEIKDVAYAFSFPLGSKERKVLLEQLRNKGDFKHNSKVLAKGRGELVTWKQPSHKSSVKDYLPCTFCFGMFAKKDLWRHQSSCNSKKSCVPVDEKKTRGAVQSLAARLLPITASSNGCQGIINNMRQDDVSFHIRSDSLICKYGESLYAKHGRMKSRHQYIAQRMRELGRFMLAAKDMDKTVRSLEDVCAPSKFQLVVSAVKRLTEFSPGKNEYGKPSTAVKIGFCLKGAAEVQIGQALMHDDDQAEKKAKKFLELLERNWRNNVSVSAHQTIQEKRWNKKEDIPLTKNVIALRDHLRMVEDKARGELRHQLSLTAYKTLNETVLAQVIVFNKRREGEASRLTLEAYKKGSTNPINEDIYVTLSPLEKELSKRLTRIEVRGKRGRKVPVFLTDKMRESIDLLIKRRDEAGVLAENPYLFARPGVMTNIRGCDCLRKYAEKSGAENPELLRSTKLRKQVATLCQLLDLSEQELEQVARFMGHDIRVHRDFYRQTDKTFQIAKISKLLFAMEQGASTFTGKNLDTIDLSIRGKSPTSTSGSVPQRKRKRVNEVDEDGGSDLLSPKRRLEPLSEDKSSDVDDQSPGERFVKRPSQKKKRRKKSKTVEAMDGGSDLLSPKRRLEPLSEDGSSGVDDQSPGKSFVKRPSQKKKRRKKSTTVEAMDGGSDLLSPKRRLEPLSEDGSSGVDDQSPGKSFVKRPSQKKKRRKKSKTVEAMVPPVVKVKRPWSEAERSAVNKHMAKFMAERRVPGKEHCMRCIKEEEALGQRSWKDVKNFVYNTNVTLNRRCATRQLHF
- the LOC116044389 gene encoding uncharacterized protein LOC116044389 isoform X4, whose amino-acid sequence is MAVRKSQLDCVFEESGSDSSGSELCSHTGLDPDYKPPLNASSSSDEEDLKSPGKAKKLSSKEDFKGPDTNSSEDEDPQGGKITIRKKKNTKTYAKIQNKEQKRTKKVTVTVTVKTCTKREDNKRAWDKRHYCLYCGQSNSKMARHLQRKHVEIKDVAYAFSFPLGSKERKVLLEQLRNKGDFKHNSKVLAKGRGELVTWKQPSHKSSVKDYLPCTFCFGMFAKKDLWRHQSSCNSKKSCVPVDEKKTRGAVQSLAARLLPITASSNGCQGIINNMRQDDVSFHIRSDSLICKYGESLYAKHGRMKSRHQYIAQRMRELGRFMLAAKDMDKTVRSLEDVCAPSKFQLVVSAVKRLTEFSPGKNEYGKPSTAVKIGFCLKGAAEVQIGQALMHDDDQAEKKAKKFLELLERNWRNNVSVSAHQTIQEKRWNKKEDIPLTKNVIALRDHLRMVEDKARGELRHQLSLTAYKTLNETVLAQVIVFNKRREGEASRLTLEAYKKGSTNPINEDIYVTLSPLEKELSKRLTRIEVRGKRGRKVPVFLTDKMRESIDLLIKRRDEAGVLAENPYLFARPGVMTNIRGCDCLRKYAEKSGAENPELLRSTKLRKQVATLCQLLDLSEQELEQVARFMGHDIRVHRDFYRQTDKTFQIAKISKLLFAMEQGASTFTGKNLDTIDLSIRGKSPTSTSGSVPQRKRKRVNEVDEDGGSDLLSPKRRLEPLSEDGSSGVDDQSPGKSFVKRPSQKKKRRKKSTTVEAMDGGSDLLSPKRRLEPLSEDGSSGVDDQSPGKSFVKRPSQKKKRRKKSKTVEAMDGGSDLLSPKRRLEPLSEDESSDVDDQSPGKSFVKRPSQKKKRRKTSTTVEAMDGGSDLLSPKRRLEPLSEDGSSGVDDQSPGESFVKRPSQKKKRRKKSKTVEAMVPPVVKVKRPWSEAERSAVNKHMAKFMAERRVPGKEHCMRCIKEEEALGQRSWKDVKNFVYNTNVTLNRRCATRQLHF
- the LOC116044389 gene encoding uncharacterized protein LOC116044389 isoform X5 is translated as MAVRKSQLDCVFEESGSDSSGSELCSHTGLDPDYKPPLNASSSSDEEDLKSPGKAKKLSSKEDFKGPDTNSSEDEDPQGGKITIRKKKNTKTYAKIQNKEQKRTKKVTVTVTVKTCTKREDNKRAWDKRHYCLYCGQSNSKMARHLQRKHVEIKDVAYAFSFPLGSKERKVLLEQLRNKGDFKHNSKVLAKGRGELVTWKQPSHKSSVKDYLPCTFCFGMFAKKDLWRHQSSCNSKKSCVPVDEKKTRGAVQSLAARLLPITASSNGCQGIINNMRQDDVSFHIRSDSLICKYGESLYAKHGRMKSRHQYIAQRMRELGRFMLAAKDMDKTVRSLEDVCAPSKFQLVVSAVKRLTEFSPGKNEYGKPSTAVKIGFCLKGAAEVQIGQALMHDDDQAEKKAKKFLELLERNWRNNVSVSAHQTIQEKRWNKKEDIPLTKNVIALRDHLRMVEDKARGELRHQLSLTAYKTLNETVLAQVIVFNKRREGEASRLTLEAYKKGSTNPINEDIYVTLSPLEKELSKRLTRIEVRGKRGRKVPVFLTDKMRESIDLLIKRRDEAGVLAENPYLFARPGVMTNIRGCDCLRKYAEKSGAENPELLRSTKLRKQVATLCQLLDLSEQELEQVARFMGHDIRVHRDFYRQTDKTFQIAKISKLLFAMEQGASTFTGKNLDTIDLSIRGKSPTSTSGSVPQRKRKRVNEVDEDGGSDLLSPKRRLEPLSEDKSSDVDDQSPGERFVKRPSQKKKRRKKSKTVEAMDGGSDLLSPKRRLEPLSEDGSSGVDDQSPGKSFVKRPSQKKKRRKKSTTVEAMDGGSDLLSPKRRLEPLSEDGSSGVDDQSPGKSFVKRPSQKKKRRKKSKTVEAMDGGSDLLSPKRRLEPLSEDGSSGVDDQSPGESFVKRPSQKKKRRKKSKTVEAMVPPVVKVKRPWSEAERSAVNKHMAKFMAERRVPGKEHCMRCIKEEEALGQRSWKDVKNFVYNTNVTLNRRCATRQLHF
- the LOC116044389 gene encoding uncharacterized protein LOC116044389 isoform X2, which gives rise to MAVRKSQLDCVFEESGSDSSGSELCSHTGLDPDYKPPLNASSSSDEEDLKSPGKAKKLSSKEDFKGPDTNSSEDEDPQGGKITIRKKKNTKTYAKIQNKEQKRTKKVTVTVTVKTCTKREDNKRAWDKRHYCLYCGQSNSKMARHLQRKHVEIKDVAYAFSFPLGSKERKVLLEQLRNKGDFKHNSKVLAKGRGELVTWKQPSHKSSVKDYLPCTFCFGMFAKKDLWRHQSSCNSKKSCVPVDEKKTRGAVQSLAARLLPITASSNGCQGIINNMRQDDVSFHIRSDSLICKYGESLYAKHGRMKSRHQYIAQRMRELGRFMLAAKDMDKTVRSLEDVCAPSKFQLVVSAVKRLTEFSPGKNEYGKPSTAVKIGFCLKGAAEVQIGQALMHDDDQAEKKAKKFLELLERNWRNNVSVSAHQTIQEKRWNKKEDIPLTKNVIALRDHLRMVEDKARGELRHQLSLTAYKTLNETVLAQVIVFNKRREGEASRLTLEAYKKGSTNPINEDIYVTLSPLEKELSKRLTRIEVRGKRGRKVPVFLTDKMRESIDLLIKRRDEAGVLAENPYLFARPGVMTNIRGCDCLRKYAEKSGAENPELLRSTKLRKQVATLCQLLDLSEQELEQVARFMGHDIRVHRDFYRQTDKTFQIAKISKLLFAMEQGASTFTGKNLDTIDLSIRGKSPTSTSGSVPQRKRKRVNEVDEDGGSDLLSPKRRLEPLSEDKSSDVDDQSPGERFVKRPSQKKKRRKKSKTVEAMDGGSDLLSPKRRLEPLSEDGSSGVDDQSPGKSFVKRPSQKKKRRKKSTTVEAMDGGSDLLSPKRRLEPLSEDGSSGVDDQSPGKSFVKRPSQKKKRRKKSKTVEAMDGGSDLLSPKRRLEPLSEDESSDVDDQSPGKSFVKRPSQKKKRRKTSTTVEAMDGGSDLLSPKRRLEPLSEDGSSGVDDQSPGESFVKRPSQKKKRRKKSKTVEAMVPPVVKVKRPWSEAERSAVNKHMAKFMAERRVPGKEHCMRCIKEEEALGQRSWKDVKNFVYNTNVTLNRRCATRQLHF